From a region of the Chroicocephalus ridibundus chromosome 8, bChrRid1.1, whole genome shotgun sequence genome:
- the HSD17B7 gene encoding 3-keto-steroid reductase/17-beta-hydroxysteroid dehydrogenase 7, with product MERVVLVTGASSGVGLALCQRLLEEDGRIHLCIACRNTQKNEDTRDLILASHPAAQVSTVEVDLGNMASVLRVARELRCRFQRLDFVYLNAGIMPNPHVNFKALWHGLLTGKVLHMLTTAEGIMTQTDRLNGDGLQEVFTTNLFGHFMLVRQLEPLLCSNEKPVRLIWTSSSNARESAFSLSDFQHAKGQESYSSSKYATDLTSVVLNRKFNKQGLYSSVVCPGLVMSNMTYRILPVFLWKLLMPIMWLIRFFAKTYTLTPYNGAEAHVWLFKQKPEYLDPLVKYHSCTSGLGKSYVEPRKMEVDEEIAEKFYQKLLELEKQTLERYSDLLD from the exons ATGGAGCGAGTGGTGTTGGTGACCGGGGCCAGCAG CGGCGTGGGGCTGGCGCTGTGCCagcggctgctggaggaggatggCCGCATCCACCTCTGTATCGCCTGCCGCAACACCCAGAAGAACGAAGACACGCGAGACCTCATCCTGGCCAGCCACCCCGCTGCTCAAGTCTCCACCGTGGAAGTGGACCTGGGTAACATGGCTTCTGTCCTGCGTGTCGCCCGTGAGCTCCGCTGCAG GTTTCAACGCCTGGACTTTGTCTACCTCAATGCTGGGATCATGCCAAATCCACACGTGAACTTCAAGGCCCTCTGGCATGGTCTCCTCACAGG GAAGGTGCTTCACATGCTGACCACTGCGGAAGGCATAATGACGCAGACGGACAGGCTTAATGGAGATGGACTGCAGGAGGTGTTCACTACCAACCTCTTCGGCCACTTTATGCTG GTTCGTCAACTTGAGCCTCTACTCTGCAGTAATGAAAAGCCCGTGCGACTCATCTGGACCTCTTCCAGCAACGCCAGGGAGTCTGCCTTCAGCCTTTCTGACTTTCAGCATGCCAAGGGGCAGGAATCATACAGTTCCTCCAAATATGCTACTGACCTGACAAGTGTGGTTCTGAACAGGAAATTTAATAAGCAG GGTCTGTATTCCAGTGTTGTTTGTCCTGGTCTCGTTATGTCTAACATGACCTACAGAATTTTGCCCGTGTTCCTGTGGAAGCTGCTAATGCCCATTATGTGGTTG ATCCGCTTTTTTGCCAAAACTTACACTCTGACACCGTATAATGGAGCAGAAGCTCAT GTCTGGCTCTTCAAGCAGAAGCCAGAGTACTTGGATCCACTTGTCAAATACCACAGCTGTACTTCTGGACTGGGGAAGAGCTATGTGGAGCCCAGAAAG ATGGAAGTGGATGAAGAAATTGCTGAGAAATTTTACCAAAAGCTGTTGGAACTGGAGAAGCAGACTCTAGAGAGATACAGTGATCTCCTAGATTAA